Proteins encoded by one window of Phycisphaeraceae bacterium:
- a CDS encoding Rrf2 family transcriptional regulator, producing the protein MVSQSVEYALRAMSHLALLGSIATTSQVIADATHVPRGYLSKIMRNLVRANLVKSYRGRNGGFVLARNPSTISVLDILNAVDPIRRNDSHPSDKPQHIANTPLDQCLDDALTYILNHFATTSLESLLRVSDRNTAPTDNPGYPPTLIT; encoded by the coding sequence ATGGTCTCGCAGTCAGTCGAATACGCTCTACGCGCCATGAGCCACCTCGCCTTGCTGGGCTCGATCGCAACCACCAGCCAGGTCATCGCCGACGCGACTCATGTACCCCGAGGCTACCTCTCAAAGATCATGCGAAACCTCGTCCGTGCAAATCTTGTTAAGTCATATCGCGGACGCAACGGCGGATTCGTCCTCGCTCGCAACCCGTCCACCATCTCCGTCCTCGACATCCTAAACGCCGTCGACCCGATCCGCCGCAACGACTCTCACCCGTCCGACAAACCACAGCACATCGCCAACACCCCACTCGATCAATGCCTCGACGACGCACTCACCTACATTCTCAATCACTTCGCCACCACATCACTCGAAAGCCTCCTCCGTGTGTCCGATCGCAATACGGCTCCAACTGACAATCCCGGATATCCGCCTACTCTTATCACATAA
- a CDS encoding VOC family protein → MPAPIVHFEIGCKDLSKTSDFYSTLFGWKYESGMPSMSMIGNLGPYAEKKTDGIGGHITSLGHPPHQYVTIYALVEDIESTLAKAEKLGGKTVIPKQEVPGMGWFAWFSDPEGNIIGLWKSMNKA, encoded by the coding sequence ATGCCCGCACCAATCGTCCATTTCGAAATCGGCTGCAAAGACCTCTCCAAAACCAGCGACTTCTACTCCACACTCTTCGGCTGGAAGTACGAGTCCGGCATGCCCAGCATGTCCATGATCGGCAACCTCGGCCCATACGCCGAGAAAAAAACCGACGGCATCGGAGGCCACATCACCTCTCTCGGCCACCCGCCTCATCAATACGTCACCATCTACGCCCTCGTCGAAGATATCGAATCAACCCTCGCCAAAGCCGAAAAACTCGGCGGCAAAACCGTCATCCCCAAGCAGGAAGTCCCGGGCATGGGCTGGTTCGCATGGTTCAGCGACCCCGAAGGCAACATCATCGGCCTCTGGAAGTCAATGAACAAGGCCTGA
- a CDS encoding ABC transporter permease → MTTLSTSLHGHSPAHKSPPSALRNILTVAHRELRDAIRSRWFLLYSIAFVILGLAVSFVSAAGTGGIGLSGFGRTTAGLVNLVLLVVPLMALTAGAAAIASDRERGMLAYLLAQPISRSEVLLGKYLGLGGALLASIALGLGTCAIILAWKGLRTSQTSILWLAGLSFLLALGMLSLGFLISVLARRSSVAVGTAIFVWLTLVFVTDLALMAGAVALRLRIEQLFALSLANPLQVFKMWSLHAVDASIDVLGPAGLYATEEYGSLLHAIFAGCLIVWIFIPLLLASFLLSRRSPL, encoded by the coding sequence ATGACAACTCTCTCCACTTCATTGCACGGGCACTCTCCTGCACACAAATCACCGCCATCCGCACTCCGCAACATCCTCACCGTTGCACACCGCGAACTGCGCGACGCAATCCGCAGCCGGTGGTTCCTCCTCTACTCCATCGCCTTCGTCATCCTCGGCCTGGCAGTCTCCTTCGTCTCGGCCGCAGGCACCGGAGGAATCGGCCTCTCCGGTTTCGGCCGCACCACCGCAGGACTCGTCAATCTCGTCCTCCTCGTAGTACCGCTCATGGCTCTCACCGCTGGTGCCGCTGCAATCGCCTCCGACCGGGAACGCGGAATGCTCGCCTATCTCCTCGCTCAGCCAATCTCACGCTCCGAAGTTCTTCTCGGAAAGTACCTCGGTCTCGGTGGGGCGCTTCTCGCGTCAATCGCCCTTGGACTGGGCACCTGCGCGATCATCCTCGCGTGGAAGGGCCTGCGCACTTCTCAAACAAGCATCCTCTGGCTCGCCGGACTCTCATTCCTTCTCGCGCTCGGCATGCTCAGTCTCGGATTTCTCATCTCCGTACTCGCCCGCCGTTCCTCCGTCGCAGTCGGAACCGCCATCTTCGTCTGGCTCACACTCGTCTTCGTCACCGACCTCGCGCTCATGGCCGGAGCAGTCGCCTTGCGACTCCGCATCGAGCAACTCTTTGCCCTTTCACTCGCAAACCCGCTTCAAGTCTTTAAGATGTGGTCTCTCCACGCCGTTGACGCCAGCATCGATGTCCTCGGACCGGCAGGCCTCTACGCAACCGAGGAATATGGCAGCCTCCTTCACGCCATCTTCGCAGGATGCCTCATCGTCTGGATCTTCATCCCATTGCTCCTCGCATCATTCCTGCTCTCTCGGAGGTCCCCACTATGA
- a CDS encoding nitrous oxide reductase accessory protein NosL, whose amino-acid sequence MNTYIRIRTITLIAIAATLAACGRTSLQGPPELRLGRSECAECGMLVSEDRCSSSLLVESRGLREHLLYDDIGCMLDHEHKGLPGFNIIERYVHDHNTRHWVQAENASFLFTDPQTLYTPMGSGIVAYSTKSDAIAAAETHGGMVLDLAQLADARIAWKQRRYTSP is encoded by the coding sequence ATGAATACATACATTCGCATACGCACCATCACACTCATCGCCATCGCCGCAACCCTCGCCGCCTGCGGCCGCACATCCCTCCAAGGCCCCCCAGAACTCCGCCTCGGACGCAGCGAATGCGCCGAATGTGGCATGCTCGTCAGCGAAGATCGTTGTTCAAGCAGCCTCCTCGTCGAGTCTCGCGGCCTGCGCGAACACCTGCTCTACGATGACATCGGATGCATGCTTGATCACGAGCACAAGGGTCTCCCCGGCTTCAACATCATCGAGCGATACGTCCACGACCACAACACACGTCACTGGGTCCAGGCCGAAAACGCCTCCTTCCTCTTCACCGATCCTCAAACGCTCTACACCCCAATGGGCTCCGGCATCGTCGCCTACTCAACCAAATCAGACGCCATCGCCGCAGCCGAGACTCACGGCGGAATGGTTCTCGATCTCGCACAACTCGCTGATGCCCGAATCGCATGGAAGCAACGCCGCTACACCTCCCCGTAA
- a CDS encoding Rrf2 family transcriptional regulator: protein MLSQTVEYALRAMIHLASLTPDSSVNSKAIADHTQVPKGYLSKILRDLVVAELITSQRGPNGGFTLARTPAQISMLDVVNAVDQIDRITKCPLGNPEHVNLCPLHRRLDDALAMIEQELCRTSLAEILATNTKNSTCTSLMNPPVSRKK from the coding sequence ATGCTCTCACAAACTGTCGAATACGCCCTCCGCGCAATGATCCACCTCGCCTCCCTCACCCCCGATTCATCAGTCAACAGCAAAGCCATCGCAGACCACACGCAAGTCCCCAAAGGCTACCTCTCCAAGATTCTCCGCGACCTTGTTGTCGCCGAACTCATCACCTCTCAACGCGGACCAAACGGAGGATTCACGCTCGCCCGCACCCCCGCGCAGATCTCGATGCTCGATGTCGTCAACGCTGTTGACCAGATCGACCGAATTACAAAATGCCCCCTCGGCAATCCCGAACATGTCAATCTCTGCCCGCTCCATCGACGCCTCGACGATGCCCTCGCGATGATCGAGCAAGAGTTATGCCGCACCTCGCTCGCTGAGATCCTTGCCACAAACACCAAAAACTCAACCTGCACATCGCTCATGAACCCACCCGTCAGCCGCAAAAAGTAA
- a CDS encoding YbaN family protein: protein MLTTSQTIISPSHSAPAVRPMPVRAVRWSLAGVGVCCVALGAVGAVLPGLPTTIFLIMATWCFTRSCPWLSDKLVHNRFFSPFTKYLVPGAVMPPRAKAIAMSAMWLAIAGSSALLFWREAPLWVIAAVAASGVVGSWCIVRQGAKTRRSISR from the coding sequence ATGCTCACGACCAGCCAAACGATTATCAGCCCTTCTCACTCGGCCCCAGCCGTGCGGCCGATGCCCGTGCGGGCCGTCCGCTGGTCGCTGGCCGGGGTCGGCGTGTGCTGCGTCGCGCTGGGTGCCGTAGGGGCCGTGCTGCCGGGCTTGCCGACAACGATTTTTCTCATCATGGCGACATGGTGCTTCACCCGCTCGTGCCCGTGGCTGAGCGACAAATTGGTCCACAACCGCTTCTTCAGCCCCTTCACGAAGTACCTCGTGCCCGGAGCCGTCATGCCGCCGCGTGCCAAGGCGATCGCGATGAGTGCGATGTGGCTGGCCATCGCGGGTTCGTCGGCGCTGCTCTTCTGGCGCGAAGCGCCGCTCTGGGTCATCGCCGCCGTCGCGGCGTCGGGCGTCGTCGGCTCGTGGTGCATCGTGCGCCAGGGCGCAAAGACACGGCGGAGCATCAGCCGCTGA
- a CDS encoding nitrous oxide reductase family maturation protein NosD: MMNRISLQFKVLLVAAMACTAASPTPAQSPVHTEPKFNSTTSTPRTLGEIGQRIQAASPGDTIIVSAGTYHEHLVIDKTISLIAQGRVIIDGGGSGDIIEINAPNVTVRGFTIRNTGIDLDNENAAIRVLASDVTLQDNTLENILFGIDLRQAPDGRIIGNRIGGKILDIARRGDGLRLWRADRTIIENNIIHDGRDAILWYSNDVVVRSNTGYDCRYGLHLMFSDNIIIEDNEFTRNSVGIYLMYSTGVKLTRNRLIKNRGPSGYGIGLKETDQFSVRDNIIVGNRSGVYIDGSPFTSTQPGEFTGNTIAYNDVGITFLPSARNNELVDNNFIENINQIAVAGRGSLDANQFWRGERGNFWSDYTGYDQNNDGIGDFVHESYTLFENLMDKQPSLRLFLFSPAQQAIEFVGRAIPAVRPEPKFVDEVPLMRPVPVRPNPAMNANPAPALFASGAALILLSTTIMLLAFQRTSHAQAPPEADASIGALA; this comes from the coding sequence ATGATGAATCGCATCTCACTCCAATTCAAAGTCCTTCTCGTCGCCGCAATGGCATGTACTGCCGCATCGCCAACTCCGGCCCAATCACCAGTGCATACTGAACCGAAGTTCAACAGCACCACCAGCACCCCGCGCACGCTCGGCGAAATCGGTCAACGCATCCAGGCAGCAAGTCCAGGTGACACAATCATCGTCTCGGCAGGAACCTACCACGAACACCTCGTCATCGACAAGACCATTTCCCTTATCGCACAAGGACGCGTCATCATCGACGGCGGCGGGTCCGGAGACATCATCGAAATCAACGCCCCAAATGTCACTGTGCGCGGCTTTACAATTCGCAACACCGGAATCGACCTCGACAACGAGAACGCCGCAATCCGCGTCCTCGCTTCGGACGTCACACTTCAAGACAATACCCTCGAAAATATCCTCTTTGGAATCGACCTTCGTCAGGCACCCGACGGACGCATTATTGGAAATCGTATCGGAGGTAAAATACTCGATATTGCTCGCCGCGGCGACGGCCTCCGACTGTGGCGCGCCGACCGAACCATCATCGAAAACAACATCATCCACGACGGACGCGACGCCATACTCTGGTATTCAAATGACGTCGTTGTTCGCAGCAACACCGGGTACGACTGCCGCTACGGCTTGCACCTCATGTTCAGCGACAACATCATCATCGAAGACAACGAGTTCACCCGAAACTCCGTAGGCATCTACCTGATGTACAGCACCGGAGTCAAACTCACCCGTAATCGCCTCATCAAAAACCGCGGCCCAAGCGGTTATGGCATCGGACTCAAGGAAACCGACCAGTTCTCCGTCCGCGACAACATCATCGTCGGCAACCGATCCGGCGTGTACATTGACGGCTCTCCATTCACAAGCACGCAGCCAGGCGAGTTCACTGGCAACACCATCGCCTACAACGACGTCGGCATCACATTCCTCCCCTCTGCACGAAACAACGAACTCGTCGACAACAACTTCATCGAAAACATCAATCAGATCGCCGTTGCCGGTCGCGGTTCGCTCGACGCCAATCAATTCTGGAGAGGCGAGCGAGGGAACTTCTGGAGCGACTACACCGGATACGACCAGAACAACGACGGCATCGGCGATTTCGTTCACGAGTCCTACACCCTCTTCGAAAACCTCATGGACAAACAACCCTCACTGCGCCTCTTCCTCTTCAGCCCCGCCCAACAGGCAATCGAATTCGTCGGACGCGCAATCCCCGCAGTTCGTCCAGAGCCAAAGTTCGTCGACGAAGTCCCGCTCATGCGCCCTGTTCCCGTCAGACCAAACCCCGCAATGAACGCCAACCCTGCACCCGCCTTGTTCGCAAGCGGAGCAGCACTCATTCTGCTCAGCACAACCATCATGTTGCTCGCTTTCCAGCGCACATCGCACGCACAAGCCCCTCCAGAGGCGGATGCATCGATCGGAGCCCTCGCATGA
- a CDS encoding ABC transporter ATP-binding protein, translated as MINFNHVTKRFGRDTAVNDVTLTIEPGDSLALWGSNGAGKTTLIRCALGLLRFRGSISVGAHNVRKHGKAARLLIGYVPQELGFYDDLGVADAISFFARLKGLRRVSQAASLASVGLSGHGSKRIRHLSGGMKQRLALAIALLGDPPVLILDEVTASLDAVGREEFVTLLKSLTGTGRTMLFASHRIDEVATLAHRVATLERGKVTKVLACSDFVSQMRHGAVLHLHVKPAARQQALQSLSNSGFAPQLNGIGLLVPVTPEQKAAPFRVLAEARITIDDFELVSVAHAAAHANQRQEKLP; from the coding sequence ATGATCAACTTCAATCACGTCACAAAACGCTTTGGCCGCGACACCGCTGTCAATGACGTCACGCTCACCATCGAACCCGGAGACAGCCTCGCCCTCTGGGGCTCCAACGGAGCAGGAAAAACTACGCTCATTCGCTGTGCCCTTGGCCTCCTTCGATTTCGTGGTTCCATATCCGTCGGAGCACACAATGTCCGCAAGCATGGCAAGGCCGCCAGGCTCCTCATCGGATATGTCCCACAGGAGCTCGGCTTCTACGACGACCTCGGTGTCGCCGACGCCATCTCCTTCTTCGCCAGACTCAAGGGACTACGCCGCGTCTCGCAAGCCGCCTCTCTCGCCAGCGTCGGACTCTCAGGTCACGGTTCAAAACGAATCCGTCATCTCTCCGGAGGCATGAAGCAGCGCCTCGCCCTCGCAATCGCGCTCCTCGGCGATCCGCCTGTACTCATCCTCGACGAAGTCACCGCAAGCCTCGACGCCGTCGGAAGAGAGGAATTCGTCACTCTACTCAAAAGCCTCACCGGCACCGGCCGCACCATGCTCTTCGCCTCACACCGCATCGACGAAGTCGCAACACTCGCCCATCGCGTTGCCACCCTCGAACGAGGCAAAGTCACGAAAGTCCTCGCATGCAGCGACTTTGTCTCTCAGATGAGGCACGGCGCGGTCCTGCATCTGCACGTCAAGCCGGCCGCACGCCAGCAGGCACTGCAATCGCTCTCAAACAGCGGATTTGCCCCGCAACTCAATGGCATCGGGCTGCTCGTTCCCGTCACACCCGAACAGAAAGCCGCCCCGTTCCGCGTCCTCGCCGAAGCACGCATCACCATTGACGACTTCGAACTCGTTTCCGTGGCCCACGCCGCCGCACACGCCAATCAACGCCAGGAGAAGCTCCCATGA
- a CDS encoding TrkA C-terminal domain-containing protein: MRELNQLLSDKPVALLTSLNRGVLDVYQVRIAPDSPAAGRMLRDRVTPEGFIIASISSAGDAYVPDGDSTIRAGDTLLVVGPHKRAADLARLAGSA, from the coding sequence ATGCGTGAACTGAATCAACTGCTCAGCGACAAGCCTGTCGCCCTGCTGACGAGCCTGAATCGTGGCGTGCTGGATGTCTATCAGGTCCGCATCGCCCCCGATTCGCCCGCAGCTGGACGCATGCTGCGCGACCGCGTCACGCCCGAGGGCTTCATCATCGCGTCCATCAGCAGTGCGGGTGATGCGTACGTCCCCGACGGCGACTCAACCATCCGCGCTGGAGATACCCTGCTGGTCGTCGGCCCGCACAAGCGTGCTGCCGAT
- a CDS encoding S9 family peptidase, protein MRVFTSSICTAALAFSSALAFAAQPDSVPLIPREILFGNPERIGVQISPDGERVSFIAPVNDVLNVWVAPLDDLDSAFPITGDDDRGIRQYFWMPNGTHIVYLQDRGGDENWRAYSVNLESGEEVDLTPFEGTRATIVNVSEDSPDVLAIGLNDRDRRYHDVYLINAESGERKLLFENPRFAGVTVDDSMRVRMVSEMNTDGSTSYHLVRNDEILPFQTIPYEDAMTTNFAGLDRKGENVFAVDSRGRNLSALTVTNLETGASKVIFEGTKSDVAGAMVNPITSEVEAVATSYLRTEWTVLSPKVAKDLAYLRTLDDGELNVSSRSLDDSKWIVSFRRDNGPTAFFFYDRAAGNARKLFTSSSKLEGLPLATMHPIEVPSRDGLTLTGYLTLPVWSDTDGDATPSGPLPMVLLVHGGPWARDSWGFNPYHQWLANRGYAVLSVNFRGSTGLGKAFVNAGDGEWADSMHNDLLDAVDWAIARGVADKDRVAIMGGSYGGYAALAGMTFTPEVFAAGISIVGPSNLITLLESVPPYWAPMVELFAKRVADKRTPEGRRKLRDMSPLTHVDEIVRPLLIGQGANDPRVKQAESDQIVHAMQKKGLPVTYVLFPDEGHGFAKPENNIAFNSVVEAFLARHIGGRVEPISDEIESSSAIIISKGELDLPAEEVGWGDAAVGAAPASAPAQGAEFERIAFEDLDPQLQDYAMQMLDQVDTIPVEMLAMVLPDAIRQAKAALNQAPPAEKPLLQYLIGELQDRLDAVKK, encoded by the coding sequence ATGCGCGTTTTCACCTCATCCATCTGCACCGCCGCGCTGGCTTTCTCCTCTGCTCTCGCGTTCGCCGCCCAGCCCGACTCAGTCCCGCTCATCCCGCGCGAGATCCTCTTTGGCAACCCCGAACGCATCGGCGTCCAGATCAGCCCCGACGGCGAGCGCGTTTCATTCATCGCCCCCGTCAATGACGTCCTCAACGTCTGGGTCGCACCACTCGACGATCTCGACAGTGCCTTCCCAATCACCGGCGACGACGATCGCGGCATCCGGCAGTACTTCTGGATGCCCAATGGCACCCACATCGTCTATCTCCAGGATCGCGGAGGCGACGAAAACTGGCGCGCCTACTCAGTCAATCTCGAGTCCGGCGAAGAAGTCGATCTCACCCCCTTCGAAGGCACCCGCGCCACCATCGTCAATGTCAGCGAAGACTCTCCCGATGTTCTGGCCATCGGTCTCAACGACCGCGACCGCCGATACCACGACGTCTATCTCATCAACGCCGAATCCGGCGAACGCAAACTCCTCTTCGAGAATCCCCGCTTTGCAGGCGTCACCGTCGATGACTCCATGCGCGTCCGCATGGTCTCCGAGATGAACACCGACGGCTCCACCAGCTACCACCTCGTCCGCAACGACGAGATCCTCCCCTTCCAGACCATCCCCTACGAAGACGCGATGACCACCAATTTCGCCGGCCTCGACCGCAAGGGAGAAAATGTCTTTGCCGTCGATAGCCGAGGCCGCAATCTCTCGGCACTCACAGTGACCAATCTTGAAACCGGCGCTTCCAAGGTCATCTTCGAAGGCACCAAGTCCGATGTCGCCGGCGCGATGGTCAATCCCATCACCTCCGAAGTCGAAGCCGTCGCCACCAGCTACCTCCGCACCGAGTGGACCGTCCTCTCGCCCAAGGTCGCTAAGGACCTGGCTTACCTCCGCACCCTCGACGATGGCGAACTCAACGTCAGCAGCCGCAGCCTCGACGACTCGAAGTGGATCGTCTCCTTCCGCCGCGACAACGGCCCCACCGCCTTCTTCTTCTACGATCGCGCCGCCGGCAACGCCCGCAAACTTTTCACCAGCAGCAGCAAACTCGAAGGCCTCCCGCTCGCCACCATGCACCCGATTGAGGTTCCCTCGCGCGACGGCCTCACCCTCACCGGCTACCTCACCCTCCCCGTCTGGTCCGACACCGACGGCGACGCAACGCCCTCCGGGCCCTTGCCGATGGTCCTGCTCGTCCACGGCGGACCGTGGGCACGCGACTCGTGGGGTTTCAATCCATACCACCAGTGGCTCGCCAATCGCGGCTACGCCGTGCTGAGCGTCAACTTCCGCGGCTCAACCGGCCTCGGCAAAGCCTTCGTCAACGCCGGCGACGGCGAGTGGGCCGACTCGATGCACAACGACCTGCTCGACGCCGTCGACTGGGCCATCGCGCGCGGCGTGGCCGACAAGGACCGCGTCGCCATCATGGGCGGAAGTTATGGCGGATACGCCGCTCTGGCCGGCATGACCTTCACACCCGAAGTCTTCGCGGCCGGCATCTCGATCGTCGGCCCGTCAAACCTCATCACCCTTCTCGAATCCGTCCCGCCCTACTGGGCGCCGATGGTCGAGCTCTTCGCCAAGCGCGTCGCCGACAAGCGCACGCCCGAAGGCCGCCGCAAACTCCGCGACATGTCCCCGCTCACTCACGTCGATGAGATCGTCCGTCCGCTGCTGATCGGTCAGGGCGCCAACGACCCGCGCGTCAAGCAGGCCGAGAGCGATCAGATCGTCCACGCGATGCAGAAGAAGGGTCTGCCCGTCACCTATGTCCTCTTCCCCGACGAGGGCCACGGCTTTGCCAAGCCTGAGAACAACATCGCCTTCAACAGCGTCGTCGAAGCCTTCCTGGCTCGCCATATCGGCGGGCGCGTCGAGCCGATCAGCGACGAGATCGAATCGTCAAGCGCGATCATCATCAGTAAGGGAGAGCTCGATCTCCCGGCTGAGGAAGTCGGCTGGGGCGATGCGGCCGTCGGTGCTGCGCCTGCCTCTGCTCCGGCACAAGGCGCCGAGTTCGAGCGCATTGCGTTCGAGGATCTGGACCCGCAGTTGCAGGACTACGCGATGCAGATGCTCGATCAGGTTGACACGATTCCTGTCGAGATGCTCGCGATGGTTCTGCCCGACGCGATCCGTCAGGCCAAGGCCGCGCTCAATCAGGCTCCGCCCGCCGAGAAGCCGCTGCTGCAGTATCTGATCGGCGAACTTCAGGACCGCCTCGACGCGGTCAAGAAGTAA
- a CDS encoding MBL fold metallo-hydrolase — MFMRMIYDDKLAQAAYLIGCQKTGEAVIIDPERDVDRYINLATANGLRIVATAETHIHADFISGSRELAEQIAARVYVSDEGDADWKYSWLDKRQSGGSYPHTLLKNGDSFHIGNIELKAIHTPGHTPEHIVFLITDHGSGATEPIALVTGDFLFVGDLGRPDLLETAAGQLGNMEPSARRLYKTIRTLDSLPDFVQVWPAHGAGSACGKALGAIPTSTIGYEKRFNPAINAASTEQHFVDFILAGQPEPPLYFANMKRDNKLGPRILGQVPSPPHLPLETFRALDPRAVAIIDTRPWDDFRTGHIPGSLSFPLVKSFNTDAGSMVRDTEDIYLVVAPERLDEAVRDLIRIGLDRIKGWLPPLELATAPNLAAISELSVADALPLVQRRDVGLLDVRRATEFSEGHIPGATNLAHTRLAAHLDKLPAASPILINCRSGFRSARAAAFLKRQGREVINLQGGFLAWQKASAPIDH, encoded by the coding sequence GTGTTCATGCGCATGATCTACGACGACAAACTCGCCCAGGCCGCCTATCTCATCGGATGCCAGAAGACCGGCGAAGCAGTCATCATCGACCCGGAGCGTGATGTCGATCGCTACATCAACCTCGCAACCGCCAATGGCCTGCGCATCGTCGCCACCGCCGAAACCCACATCCACGCCGACTTCATCTCAGGATCACGCGAACTCGCCGAACAAATCGCCGCCAGGGTCTACGTCTCCGACGAAGGCGATGCCGACTGGAAGTACTCCTGGCTCGACAAAAGACAAAGCGGAGGCTCCTACCCACACACACTGCTCAAGAATGGCGACTCTTTCCACATCGGCAACATCGAACTCAAAGCCATCCACACCCCAGGACATACTCCCGAACACATCGTCTTCCTCATCACCGATCACGGCTCCGGCGCGACCGAACCCATCGCTCTCGTCACCGGCGACTTTCTCTTCGTCGGCGATCTCGGCCGCCCCGACCTCCTCGAAACCGCCGCAGGCCAACTCGGAAACATGGAACCTTCCGCACGCCGCCTCTACAAAACAATCCGCACCCTCGATTCCCTCCCCGACTTCGTTCAGGTCTGGCCCGCGCACGGCGCAGGCAGCGCCTGTGGCAAGGCGCTCGGAGCAATCCCCACCAGCACCATCGGCTACGAAAAACGCTTCAACCCCGCCATCAACGCCGCATCCACCGAACAGCACTTCGTCGACTTCATCCTCGCAGGCCAGCCCGAGCCACCCCTCTACTTCGCCAACATGAAACGCGACAACAAACTCGGCCCGCGCATCCTCGGCCAAGTCCCATCGCCCCCACACCTCCCCCTCGAAACCTTCCGCGCCCTCGATCCACGCGCCGTCGCCATCATCGACACCCGCCCATGGGACGACTTCCGCACCGGTCACATCCCCGGCTCACTCTCGTTTCCTCTCGTCAAATCCTTCAACACCGATGCCGGCTCAATGGTCCGCGATACCGAAGATATCTACCTCGTCGTCGCGCCCGAACGCCTCGACGAAGCCGTCCGCGATCTCATCCGCATCGGCCTCGACCGCATCAAAGGCTGGCTCCCGCCCCTCGAACTCGCAACCGCCCCCAACCTCGCTGCCATCAGCGAACTCTCCGTGGCAGATGCTCTCCCCCTCGTTCAACGCCGCGATGTCGGGCTCCTCGATGTCCGCCGCGCCACCGAGTTCTCCGAAGGCCACATCCCCGGTGCCACCAACCTCGCCCACACTCGCCTCGCCGCCCATCTCGACAAACTCCCTGCTGCTTCGCCCATCCTCATCAACTGCCGAAGCGGGTTCCGCTCCGCTCGCGCCGCCGCATTCCTCAAACGCCAAGGCCGCGAAGTCATCAACCTCCAAGGCGGCTTCCTCGCATGGCAAAAAGCCTCCGCGCCAATCGACCATTAA